A genomic window from Silene latifolia isolate original U9 population chromosome 11, ASM4854445v1, whole genome shotgun sequence includes:
- the LOC141611632 gene encoding 3-hydroxy-3-methylglutaryl-coenzyme A reductase 1-like: MDLRRRQPPPSAVNTLKPPSSRRKSLAGDSDSPKASDALPLPLYLTNGIFFTLFFTVVYFLLQRWREKIRNSIPLHVVTLSEIAAIVAFVASFIYLLGFFGIDFVQSFIFPRSDDEDEEEEVQQQQRQLLEVASPAADVIKQESPIDHAIVVQAPTLTEEDEEIVKSVVSGKTPSYSLESSLGDCFRAAKIRREALQRTTGKSIEGMPLEGYDYESILGQCCEMPVGYVQIPVGIAGPLMLDGREYWVPMATTEGCLVASTNRGCKAIHLSGGAFSVIFKDSMTRAPVVRFGSATRAAELKFFLEDSANFETISLIFNKSSRFARLQDVKCAIAGKNLYIRFACSTGDAMGMNMVSKGVQNVLDFLQSDFPDMDVIGISGNYCSDKKPAAVNWIEGRGKSVVCEAVIKEEVVKKVLKTNVASLVELNMLKNLTGSAVAGALGGFNAHAANIVSAVYIATGQDPAQNVESSHCITMMEAINDGKDLHVSVTMPSIEVGTVGGGTQLASQSACLNLLGVKGANRESAGGNARQLASIVAGSVLAGELSLMSAIAAGQLVKSHLKYNRSSRDMSKGCS; this comes from the exons ATGGATCTCCGGCGGCGACAACCACCGCCGTCCGCCGTCAATACCCTTAAACCACCTTCGTCTCGCCGGAAATCCCTCGCTGGAGATTCCGATTCCCCGAAAGCCTCCGACGCTTTACCCCTTCCTCTTTACCTCACCAACGGTATTTTCTTCACCTTATTTTTCACCGTGGTTTACTTTTTGTTACAGCGTTGGAGAGAGAAAATCCGTAACTCTATCCCTCTCCACGTCGTCACGCTCTCCGAGATCGCCGCCATTGTCGCTTTCGTCGCTTCTTTTATTTATCTTCTCGGCTTTTTCGGTATCGATTTCGTCCAATCCTTCATTTTCCCTCGCTCCGACgacgaagatgaagaagaagaagtccaacaacaacaacggcaATTGTTAGAAGTCGCTTCTCCGGCGGCTGACGTCATCAAACAAGAATCCCCGATTGATCACGCAATTGTCGTCCAAGCCCCAACCCTAACCGAAGAAGACGAGGAGATAGTAAAATCAGTAGTCTCCGGCAAAACGCCGTCGTATTCGTTAGAGAGTAGCCTAGGGGATTGCTTCAGGGCGGCGAAGATACGACGTGAGGCGCTGCAGCGAACGACAGGGAAGTCAATTGAGGGAATGCCGTTAGAAGGGTATGATTACGAGTCGATTTTAGGACAATGCTGTGAAATGCCGGTGGGGTACGTGCAAATTCCGGTGGGAATTGCGGGCCCATTGATGTTAGACGGGAGAGAGTATTGGGTTCCGATGGCGACAACAGAAGGATGTTTAGTTGCGAGTACTAATAGAGGGTGTAAAGCAATTCATCTTTCTGGGGGTGCATTTAGTGTCATATTTAAGGATAGTATGACTAGAGCTCCTGTTGTTAGGTTTGGATCAGCTACAAGAGCTGCTGAGTTGAAGTTCTTCCTTGAAGATTCCGCTAATTTCGAAACTATCTCCCTTATATTTAACAA GTCTAGTAGATTTGCAAGGCTTCAAGATGTCAAATGTGCGATTGCCGGTAAGAATCTGTATATCAGGTTTGCCTGCAGCACTGGCGATGCCATGGGGATGAACATGGTGTCCAAAGGGGTTCAGAACGTGTTGGATTTCCTCCAGAGTGATTTCCCTGACATGGATGTCATTGGTATCTCTG GAAACTATTGCTCGGACAAGAAGCCCGCAGCTGTGAACTGGATAGAAGGAAGGGGTAAATCTGTTGTTTGTGAGGCTGTCATCAAAGAAGAAGTAGTGAAGAAGGTCCTCAAGACAAACGTGGCATCACTTGTGGAGCTAAACATGCTTAAGAACCTTACTGGTTCCGCTGTGGCTGGGGCACTTGGTGGCTTTAACGCACATGCCGCCAACATTGTTTCTGCTGTCTACATTGCCACAGGGCAGGATCCTGCTCAAAATGTCGAGAGCTCTCATTGTATTACTATGATGGAAGCTATTAATGACGGGAAGGATCTACATGTCTCTGTTACTATGCCTTCAATTGAG GTCGGAACAGTAGGTGGTGGGACCCAATTAGCATCTCAATCAGCCTGCCTTAACCTTCTTGGAGTAAAGGGTGCAAACAGGGAGTCTGCCGGAGGGAATGCCAGACAGTTGGCATCCATAGTTGCCGGATCTGTGCTTGCCGGGGAGCTGTCTTTGATGTCAGCCATTGCTGCTGGACAACTTGTAAAAAGTCATCTCAAATATAATCGGTCGAGCAGAGATATGAGCAAAGGTTGCTCGTAA